TTCGCCAAGCTCGCTTTTATTCGCGTGATTCGCGGTCCGTACACAGTTCTGCAGTTTCAATAACCGGCTCGGCACGGCACGGACCGCTTATTTACACAGGTCGTTCACAATTCCTGTTATAACTAAACCGGCCCGTTAAAAATTCGGCCCGACACGCACGGCCCGTTCGTTTGGCCGGCTCTAGTTGTGGCCAACAACGTTTAAATTTAAGCTAGCCCAAATGCACTTTAAATCACTAAAGTAAGGCACAATATCTCCTTAATTGATTATTAGAAAATCAGTTTTTCTACCGGTGCCTGTGGACACACATTAATCGTGAAAATTTATAAAGTTTGGCCATTTTGATTCgtattttttttgtataaaaaaGGAACTAATCAAAATGACCTAAACTTATAATTTTCACGCTGATTGCGTTCCCGATGGTACATGGTAGAAAATTCGTTACAAAATAACAACTTTAATATGACCTAAATAATTTATTTCGTCAATTTTATAGTTACACAGGGAACTCAAACTTTCACACATGAAAGGTTAACATTCAAGGTAAAAAATACGTTTTCCGGTAGTTCAAGACCTGCTCTTTCCCAATCTCCCTCTTCTATTATACACTGCCCGCCGCTTTCTTCTATTATACACTGCCTGTTTCCCCCCTTTCAAGAGAAACTTGAACTTACTTGTAATTAAGTTATAAATAGAGATTTCATAATAAATGAAAGATTGTGCTTATTTTCTTACCATGTATTCACAGAATATGTTGTCAATTTTTTtaagtagttaatgaattttggTACAATTTAACACTTGCATAACTATGTAACTTATGTTGATCACTGACCTTGgcaaataaaaaatttatatgcTTTTTAGTAATTAGTAACTACAAgaatttgaaatttgaaattattttttccaatttaaaatataacaaaataaatatcataattcatttataatttaattaatttcgAATTACATAATTAGGTTATATCGAAACATACGAGtgcctgcaaaccacgtgaaccaaatggtagcggctgcgggtcacctacgataaaaaaaaacaGACGAGTgtgcccgcaagggttggctcagttggttaaagaggggataactatcctcttggtcacatgttcgaatcccacgagaggagaatttatgattatgcttCCTGAGTCAGAgtatgtcgcttaaatgcggtttaccttggttcacgtggtttgcatgctattgcgtgagcccgtagggtttagccagtgcgcacccgaagggtagcggttgtgggttacctacgataaaaaaaatatagACGAGTGTgtccgcaagggttggctcacttgggttaaagaggggataactatcctcttggtcacaggttcgaatctcacgagagaagaatttatgattatgtctcctgAGCCAGAGACTTTCGCTTAAATGCGGcttaccttggttcacgtggtttgcaggctattacgtgagcccgtagggtttacccagtgtgcacccaatgggtagcggctgcgggttacctacgataaaaaaaacaGACTAGTGTTAGTATTAAATAAAAGAATGTTATCAAAAATCTTTCCCAAAGCCTTCACATATGATGCGTTCTGATTGTTTcatcaaatatttttttataaatgaaatagatTTATGGTACATCAATATAAATCatagaaaaaaaatataacccAGATTATCATTTTGAGAATATTTTTGATAGAGTAAGTAGCATTACTAATTGCTCGTTAAATTCACATCCGAATCAAATAGAATAGaccatttttttttaaattatcaGGACCGAACTAACTGAATTAGCACGGTTCGTTCGGTTATTCGGTTTTTATTCGATTGTGCTCGGACCTTGCTCGTTAAATACATATCTCAACTCTCTCTTACCGACCAAGTAAACTTTCATCTCAAAGACAACGGGGACTTGACTAAAGCTGCTCTAATTAAACTTGCAGATCTCAGGTAAAACACTTTTTATCACTTTATAAGTCATACTTGTTGTTTTGTTTGTAAATCATTGTCTTTATTCTCTGTTTATTAGTCATATTTGTTGTTAATTTATATCTTTAGGTTCTTTTTATTGATTAAATCTTTTGATTTAAAAGTTCAGGCTTAAATAAGAACTGTTAGAGTTTATTATGATGGTTGTTAGTGCTCAAGAGTACACTAAAGAATACAACCTTGATGTTTATCGAACATATTTTCCTCTGATGTATATTTGAGCATCTGTTATAGGTGGAATAAGAAAGAATACGAAAGCTAATTCGGTTGATGGATTGGTATATTCGCAGGTTGAAATTGTGAAATAAAATCTAGGGCAAACTCCTCCTGCCCCTTGTAGTCGCCAGTTATGTTTTATAAGAATTATTCTAAGTACAAAAAGCAACTTCCCCTCTGGTCGCAGGTTACAGAATATATCTCATGGCCGTCATTTACTTCTCGGCAAAAAGTTTATTGATCCAATCAATTCATTTGTGAGGTTCAATTTCAGCCACACATTTTCATTGATACAAGAAACAGCAGAAGCAATTCAGCAATCGAAAAagttatgttcatcttctctcccaaaagagctgaagaactgaagcaaagagagaCAGAGGAGATATACACACAAATCTATATCAGTTAttcttctcaccggagtaacgttataattctcgatttaactcttgtatattcatgggggcattataatcgttacccgctaattaaatccttagacaaataaacgctagatcattgtataagatttaatttgttgatctttgtaaaaggtaggaactttgttgttcttagattgtaaccggttaatttatttaccggagtgtagcaacacccttgcggatttatatatatattaatatatatttccccgaatattttgtgttcctcgttttattgtcCTAAACACTATTCATCTCAAAAACAtgaaaccactaaccgaacactaaattatTTATCCGCAAAAAAattgaaagaattttttaattttggcgagtatcgtattcaaccctccttctacgatatttcgggacctaacaatatataataccaatatagattatttatatataaacgATTCTATTTTCAGTATtctctttaaaaattatatatgtacatttaatttttttataaaaaaaattatgttaaaaatatacgtgatatatttttaaactaaaaaataattaataaataagataataatcaatttatgtactatgcctaactttatatatgaaattcaattctttaaaattaactatatatataattaagTAATCATCTTTTTTTAAGGAATAAAAGTAACTatctttaaaattaaataaaatattcatataTCACATTTACTCATAATAAAAAATACACTAAGTACATGCGACAATATAGTCTTGTATGGGTaaatgaaatattaaaaataaggATAGCTAGAGACATAAAATATGTTAAATTTGTCCATGCCATTAGAAGAAAAAAGCTAGGGCTCAAGTAAGTCGAACAAATAAGTGTATCTATCTATCTATCGGTTTATACATACATATAATCGATCGAATAAATCTTGAAGGAAGGAAGATTGATGATATAATTATAATTGTTAGGGTTGGATTGAAGATTAAGATGCAGAAAGACAAGATCGATGATGAGAATAAGTACCAACACAACTCGACAATGTCGTGGGTTGGTAATTTAGATGAAAGTGTTACTGATGAGGATTTGTATGATCATGTTAATCAATTTCCTGGTTTGGTGGTTTAGTGTGAACGTGATCACGACTTTCAAACCAAAAAACTTCTCTCCTCTGCTTTCATCAATTACAGCAATCCCCAACAAGGTATATATATTTAGGATGTTCTGCATTGTTATTCGTAAGTTGATACTCCCACCATCCCTAAAAACAACGTTTTCTATTTGTGTTAGACACGTTTGTTAATACAAAAACGTTTTCTATTTGTATTAGACACGTTTGTTAAtacacacttttgattgttaatatttttagtttcgtattagtattaaatataaaattttcattatATTAAATACGAATTCAACAAGATCACTGatgactatatttgatcttatagattTCACGTAAATTAATAGTTAATTACTTAGCATGAATAGTGTAAAAAGTCAAAATGGAAAATGTAatatgggacggagggagtatatagCAGTGCTCATCATTTGATACCCCCTTGTCCCTTGTTAGCTATTAGTACAAGTTATTATAATAGTATGTTAACTGCCCATTTTTGTAACTTACTGCTTTCAGCCGCAAATGCTATTAACTACTTGGATTCCACTCTACTTAACAATAAGCCCATCCGGGTTAAGTATTCTCCCTCCCATCAGGATAGTCGGGAGTCTTTTCTTTTTGTCAAGGTAATTAATAACTACTAAGCTACCTTCTTTATGTATTAATTTATCCTCTGTGCATTctcagttttttttttaattttatattatttgcAGAATTTGGACAAATCACTTGACAAAACTACCTTGCACGCCATTTTTTCTAAATATGGGAAAATCCTTTTCATCCGAGTATGTACCGATGCTTCTGGCCTCTGCTCAGGCTCTGCCTTCGTTTTTTATAATTGTTTTGCATCTGCTCAGACTGCCATTGAGCATCTAGATGGCGCATTCATTAACAACAAGCGAGTTCAAGTTCATCCAATGCGGCGTTACTATGAACATACAAACCCCGAACTTCTATCTGTCTTAATCTCTTCTGACAGCTCAGCATCCAAATCTCATCTCTGGAATTTCTTTTCCATGTATGGACCCATTGTCAGTGTATCCGAATACACACATCGTAAAGGAGAACGTTTTGGTTTTATCACTTTTGAGAATCCTGAACATGCTGCTGTAGCTGCTCATGATGCACCAAACCATAAGCGTTTTAATCGTGACTTTAAGTTGTCTGGAAAATATGCGGATGCTGCGGATACCTTAGATGAAGACAAAGCTGACCTTAAACAACTGCATGTCAGAAACTTACACCAAGCCATTACTGATTATTCTCTTAAGGCGTTGTTCTTTGAGCATGGGTGCTTATTTTCATGCAAGGTTAGTATTATTGTCTCATTTCGTTGATAGTCTTCTTTGTCACGTGCACTTGTTTGCCCTGTCAGCTGTTTCCTGCTTCTTCATTTTTAAAAATAGACACATCacattaaataaattattttttttagaGAAATCGGACTGGTATTGTGCAACTTGCCAACTATTTTTTATTCTAAAGCACCAAATGTAGCGCTAATCACGATAAAGAGAACCTATTATACCTGATGATCTGTCCATTTGCCTCTTAAGACAGTAGGCTGAGAGAGACTGATTGATATTGATCCGGGATATTATTGAGATGAAGCAAAAAGAAAGATAGGAGAGGCGAACTAGGAGTCTGAAGTTTTTTTTGTTGTTGAACTTGGTGATCAATATTATTACTGAGAAAAAGGATGGCAACAAGAAAGATAATAGGGATAGATAGCAGTTTGTTTGGCGATGAGTCTGAACTTAATTGTTTTGTTTCTGTTGAATCTGGTGATGAGTATGGACAAGATTGTAAAACTGTCTTTGAATCTATTAATTATGTTATGCAACTGACCAATTTATATCTATTTTGAAAGAAATACATTGATTTTTATCTGGCTACTTTTTCCTTGAAATATTTTCTCTTGCTTTAAGTTTGTTTCTTCCACATATTAATGATAAATATGCTTTTCTGTCTATGAACAATAGCCTGGTTATTGGTATCAGCAGCAACTTAATTCTGGCGTGAGACTGCCTGCTGGTGCTGGGGCTCCAATTCCAAATACTTTTGTGCCACAACCTTTTCCTGGTATGAGTCCGGGTGCTGGGGCTTCAATGCCAAATTCTTGGTGCGAGGTATGACAagttttaaataaatatatataaattaatcaCATTTACAAGCATGTTGTTGATCTGTTCGGGGACACTGTTACATGTTCAATGGTATTTTTAACCTGTCTTTCTAAAATTCAAATGTGAAGTGTCAGATATGAGCCATGTTTGAGGGCCGAACTTGAAATTTTCAAATTTGGGGACACGGGAACACTGCCTATTGTACAAAAACAAAACATTATTTACTAAAAACCAGTATTTTTAATGAATGTAGCAAATATTAATGATGAGAACTTAAAAACTAAGCTACACagatatttagcaaaaaaaaaaactAAGCATGGTTTTTAAGACTTTGCAAATTAGGCATTTCTTCTCGCAATCTTCTGTTTCTTTCTTTATTCTCTTATCTTTGCTTCTTGCTTATTAAGTACATCTCTCCGCATGTGGTCTTTGAGTTGGTCAAAGCGTCCGTAACTTTTAGCCGCACCCAGAGTGTTCCGTGAATATGTTTTGTGCTATGCTTTTGTACATTTTGTACGTTAATATAATAGTAGAACAAGAATCTGCACTGTTTCAATATTTTTAAGCTTAAAATTTGGAGAGCACACTCTCTGTTCAGTTGTTGGACACGATGATTCTGCACTTTCTATTTTGTTAAAAATGTTTTTGTTAGAACTGCAAAGAAATGTAAGCTTTCGTGAAAATCTTAAGATTCAAAGTTTTTTTTTACGTTGGTTACTGTGGCATATTTTTTTGGTGGCAGATACAAATGGAGAGTCTCTACCCTCGTTTTAACCAGCTATAGCCTGACAATAAGAAGTCAAATTGATGAGGCTAGCTAAAATGGCAAAAAGGTGTTTGGGGCATTGTTGCAATTGGAATTTGCAGCAGCGAATCCTTGATGTTACTAGCATATATTGCTATACCATGTAGGGACATATTTTTGATAGAATAAGTAGCATTACTAATTGCTCGTTAAATTCACATCCGGATCAAACAGAATAGaccaatttttttgaaattatcAGCACCAACCAaaccgaattagcacggttcaTTCGGTTATTCGGTTTTTATTCGATTGTGCTCGGACCTTGCTCGTTAAATACATATCTCAACTCTCTCTTACCGATAAGTAAATTTCATCTCAAAGACATGGGGGACTTGACTAAAGCTGCTCCAAGTAAACTTGAAAGTCTCAAGATTTGTAGGTAAAACACTTTTTATCACTTTATAAGTCATACTTGTTATTTTGTTTGTAAATCACTGTCTTTATTCTCTGTTTATTAGTCATATTTGTTGTTAATTTATATCTTTAGGTTCTTTTTTATTGAATAAATCTTTTGATTTAAAAGTTCAGGCTTAAATCAGAACTGTTAGAGTATATTATGATGGCTGTTGGTGCTCAAGAGTACACTAAAAAATACAACCTTGATGTGTATGGAATATATTTTCCTTTGGCTAATAACTGGCTATGCACGATTGACTTTCTTCTCGGCTTTTATTTTGAAAGTAAGAGAGGGATGTCTTGTATCAGGAAGATGAGTCAGTACTTTGTGTTTTGAATGATTGTTTTTCTGAATCATAACGACGAGAAACACGCGTTTGGTAAATGACCGATGTGATTTGTAGAGTAAGAGGTTGGCGAATGTTGGTACAAGGTATTGGAACTTGATTTGTGCATAATCATAATAACAACAAGAAGGTAATTACATTAGTGACTTTTGTGAATCTTCTTGTGTTAACTAATTATGAAGCGGTTTATGAGGACAAGGAAAGATGCTTCAAAGAGCGGAAGATGCTAAGAAAATGCTTCATGATTCTCACAACAAATTAGACCAAGATGTTAGTCACTAGGGGAAAAACTATGGTAGAAATACAAAGTCACATCATTAAAGTTGGGGATTAAATGTCATCGAAAATGAATGTGTTGCAAGCAACAGCTGAAGACGTTGGGGATGTAACAGAAGTTATTCTCGATTAACAAAATGAGTTTCTAGGTGGACAATCAGAAGCTGTTGAAGGTCTTCACAGACTAAATGAATTTATGTCTCAAGCACTTCAAGTAAGCAAGGTTATTATGCAACAATTAGCTGAATTTGCATTTGTTTACACTCAAGGATAATGCTCTGTTTTATCTTCCCTTAATACAAATTGTTTTTGAATCTCGGTTAAGTTTAATGTTTGTTACTGAAATTGTCACTGTTGGAATCATAAAAGAAGGGACGATGCTGATAATTTTTAGAAAGGGTTTACCATAACTGTTACATCAACCAATCTACTTGAAATAATGTATGCTAATTGCCATGATTAGGGGTGTACACGGATCGGGTTGGGCGGGTTGGGAGAATTTAGCAACCCAACCCAATTAATTCGGGTTTTTTAAATTTCAACCCAACCCAAACCGTTTAAATTTGtaacccaaaccaatttgtatacttcggtttggttcggtttggatcggtttgatcggtttattaaatatacaaaattaatataaaaaattataataaaacataaggttttaaagtttaaaacacttgaaaatatttcaaaacaatattacaatcctccatattgaatagtcttaaacatctaattttcgacatcaaaaaatttaataatattgCTTATGCTTTATAtattggaatgaatcataaatgcAAAAAATATAACACTAATCAAACATCTATTGTTGTTACGAAATAAACTATAAACACGGAGGTTATAAGTTACATTTAGAGTTAGAGATATATGGATCTATGTAAATGACCTAAACATAATTTTGGATTAACTTATTAGCATGTACATATAAATtttaatcgggttgggttggattggtttaaaattatcgaaaaccatatccaacccaattaaatcgggttgacattttttcaacccaacTATATATCGGGTTGAAAAAAATCGGTTTGGTTCGGCCGAAATAGGGTCGGTTCGGTTTGGATTGGTCGGGTTGGCCAAACCGTGTACACCCCTAGCCATGATGGTCCAACCGTTCACTATAAACTCCTATGCTTTTAACTGTCGGCAAAACGTAGAAAGCAATTTAGACAAACAAGCAATTGAAAGAGATATATAACTGGTTATTTACTCTGACGTGGTAGTATCATTCCTTTATTGATGTTTGAGTATCTACGAAAGGCGTCTTCTTGAAAAATATGAGAATTTGCTTCTGTGCTGCAATTTCTGTCGACATAAATCAGAAGCCAAAAAACTTTTCTGCTCATTGAAACTAACTGTTGTAAGAGTCATGCCCAGATTGTCTGAGGAGTGAAGATAGTACGAAATTTTGGCATCCATGAAGTAGAAATTCATCCAGCGGCATTGTGGCAAGTGCTGTAGAAGAATTTTCATTTGACATTCTGTCAGATACTTGTAAGTTTTACTGAAAGTGTCCAAATTTGATACGGACGAACGTTCGTTTCTGATTTATTAAACTATGAAGAAGCAAGGTTTGTTTGAAATTTCGTAAATTGAATGAATAGCTGTGGTGGAAGTAGTGTGGAGCTTTAAATTAAGCACCATGTAACTATTACAATTAAAAAGCTTGATGACAGAGAaagaaatgattcaaaagaatcaacTAGGTAAACTTTATTTATCTAGAAAATCAGCATATATACCAAAAATGTGAGTGTACATAGAGCTCTCAAACTCATTTCCTAGCCATTGTAACTGATTTTCTACCATATCACATCATATTGCACTTGAGTTGGGCTATTATCCACTTTCCCTGGGTCTGAGTCCACACAAATTGAACTGGGTTAGGCTTGAACTGATTGTTGTTAAGCCTAGTAAGGTGTAAAAATAATGTATCAGAAACTGAGTTTTTGAACATGAGATGGGTGGAATGGGAAAAATCTTTGTTAAGTGAGTGCTAGAAATCTTGAAAGTGGAAGAGGAAAAACGCAAGGCATGTGGACTCAAACATATAAACAAGATCAGGGATGTTCTGTTTGAACTTCAATATTTAGCGAATTGTACTGTTATCATTGAGCATTCAATCTCTATTAGACATTAGTACAATGTCACCAGTATTGTCACAAAAGAAGAGACAACATATGTGCTGATGGTAGGTTGTTTGGAATCAGCAAGGTCCCTAAGAAAATTAATGTACAAATTTTTACTCCAACGCAGTCTTATTTCTCCAGtgattttctttttcttttctgcttccTTTTCTGTTAAGATAAAAACATAAGCCTAAAATATTTACTTTGAAACCAATTTGGTTTACTAAAACTTCCCTGCAAGTCATGTATGAGGATGCTTCTATTCCTGCTTTAATTTTAAAGTTCGAATCTCATGCTATAATCGAATGATATGAAGGATCATAGAACAATGAACAGGATGGAACTTCCATAATAATTTCCACACTAGTTTCGCTTCGATGGCACTATCATGTTATTGCTAGCTAGTTTTGCTCACTGGAACCTGCTTGTCATGTTTACCGAGTGGATCATCCTCCAACTTCTAGATAACTGTTTTAATCATTTGCAGCATATATACTGGCTCAAGTGAAGAACTTCCGATTCTAGATGATATTTCAGCAGATACGCTATTCATCACAATCTGTAGAACTCAATAACAAAGGAACTAATGTCAAAAGACTTTTACAACACATACTAAATTTCTCTCATAAACCTGAAACATTTTATTAAGCAGTATGTCATACACTGACCTGAACCCGGTTTTGATATTACAGGGGAGAGCCTTGTCTGCATCCCATCATACATTTCTTTCCTGTATTTGAATTTGAACTTCAGAGGACAGATAACACGAAAGCATCACCATACAATCTTTCAGAAATTGTGCAACATAAGACCAGGTATCTTCAAACTTCTGTGCAATATGATTTCTATATTTGTTTTTAGCAACTTGTCTAACTCTTGCATTTATATATATTTCCTATAATGATTTTAAATACGTTAAGATCAAACCTGAGATTTCATGGTTCCTCAAAGAGGTTGAGATTATTGAATCACCAGCTTCTGAATACTCTTTTTCATATATTGAGATCCTCCCCTCAGCTGTTTCAATGCAGATTCCATCTAGAGAAAAAAGGTAAAGTTGCTTTGAATTACATGTCACAGCAAAAATGTAGTGTACTAGTGCATAAGAGTACACATGATCTGCATCTAATCTCAAGTTAATTGGTTACACATATTTGACAAGGGTAGCTTGCTTTTAATTATCATCAAGAATTACTATCCATAACTCTAGAGTTTGGCATCTCATGAGCATATAAATGCGGAGAAGAGAGATCAATCAAACCACGATGACATATATATTTGGTTGTTCTCATCTTCACTGATACTAAATTGCAGCTTCATATATATGCACATGCACCTCCTTCTCAAGGGGAAATCATGTAAGTGGATCTCAGATGCCCTTTTCAACAATGCCATGGATTTGGCGCCTCGTCTCAGTCCTCATCAGGAACGTAATCGCTCATATCAGAATATCTCCACATTCGCAAAAAGAACGACATATAGTCACTTTTGCAATGTTACAAAATAGGATCTGCAGGACAAAATTATGAGAAAGAAAAGTCGGGAGACAGTAAATTTAAAGTTTCATTCCCCTTGACATCTTGTACTAACAGTAAAACTCAAAAAAGTCCTGCAATTTTGTTATTCGACTGCGCTCAAGAACATCTAGAGTTATAACAAACATTACAAAGTACTCATTAAAATGCAGGTTCCATTAAGCTGCAAAGCATTTGTCCTAATCGTGAATTTCGTATTTATCTACAGATTAAAGCCATAAGATAATCAAGTGAAGTTTGATATGTGCATTTTTTTTCATCAATTCCAGGCACAGAACGAGGAACTACTACAACAGCTCAAATTTTCATAGAGCATTGTTTTTTGCCAAATAAAATGCATATATTGAAAATGAAGTTTGCAAGTCGGGTCAATTTGGATGACTTCGTTAATCAGAAGAAGTATGCAAAAGGTAGTAAGAAAAGTAATATCATTTCTTTCCAGCGTTTCTTCTGAACAGTTTAAGCAAGTTCAATGCTATGAAAAATGATAATAGCCATTCTTATAATATAGCACCAAAATGTGCTTTTTGGTATTAAAATAGCACTCATACTCCAATTTTAGTTATATTTTACAACCAAATAATTTCATATTTAGTTAAGGTTTTATTCAACTCATTCACTTTATTTTAAATTGAACCTCTTTGCATTCCATTATTAGTTATTTGATGATGGGAAAAGACCGACTATACTATGGTCTCAAATTATTTATCAATATATAATCATGCACTGGAGTTGAGTTTTATAATTTTAGTCCTATATTATAACTATAAGACTAAATATAACTATATAGTTGAAAAGTTAAAAAAACTGTTAAATTGTATAATATTATAGGTTAAAAGGAAGAAAAATGCTGGAAACGGCATATATTGTTACAAATTTTTTTCCCAAATCTTTTATAAATACTAACTTTCCTCGGACTAATATGGGATTCGAGGGATCCCGCTTGCATTCATATACGCCTACGAATTAAATTTCAACAAGTGTCATGtcatatcatttttaaaaaaaaatacaaattttGGATTACCTaacattatttaaaataaaacatcTCCAAATTAAACTATATTGTAAGGTAAATCTCTACAAAGCATTAACACCACATTTAGAAGCTTGCTTCTTACTGTAAAACTTGTTCGGAGAAATCAGAAAATGTCATCTAAACATTGTATAAGTCTAGATTTGTGTCAATATATGCTATATAGCTACATTCGACTGAGATGATGTGGTTGATTATTAGAGTATCACAATTATACTTGGGTCAAAAACATGAACATTATAAAAAAACTAGTACCTTGCCCTTGCTAGGCATCCCAAAAAAAATTCATacatttttattattaaaattataaaatttcgACCAAATTATTAAGTAAAATGTAAGTTAAGGACATATGTGGTTGTACATGTATAATGAAATGGATTGTACGGGTAATTACTATAATAAAATATAATCAACATTTATGGACGTGATAATATTAGAAACTAAGCCATCCATTCATAAAACTTGAAAAATACATTAAATTACCATTTTTACCAAATAAAACTAACTAACACTATAATACTCTCTAAAAAAATCTAGTATGAAAAATAAAATTCCACTATAATATCTTCGGCTTCAAG
This genomic interval from Apium graveolens cultivar Ventura chromosome 8, ASM990537v1, whole genome shotgun sequence contains the following:
- the LOC141677046 gene encoding polyadenylate-binding protein 4-like; protein product: MRRYYEHTNPELLSVLISSDSSASKSHLWNFFSMYGPIVSVSEYTHRKGERFGFITFENPEHAAVAAHDAPNHKRFNRDFKLSGKYADAADTLDEDKADLKQLHVRNLHQAITDYSLKALFFEHGCLFSCKPGYWYQQQLNSGVRLPAGAGAPIPNTFVPQPFPGMSPGAGASMPNSWCEIQMESLYPRFNQL